CCGGAAACGCTGTACCTCATCCAGTACATTGCGGAATCGATCCTCTGCAGCCATAGCGCTGATCAGCGCATCCTCCGAAAAATCTAAAGGCGCCCGGTGATGGGTGCCTATCAAAAATAGCTTGAGCGCACATGGGCTCATGCGCCCGAGGAGCTCTCGGACCGTCAGAACATTGCCCAGAGACTTCGACATCTTTTCGGCGCGGATGTTCACAAATCCGTTATGAACCCAGTAGCGGGCAAACAACTTGCCGGTGGCATATTCCGATTGCGCGATCTCGTTCTCGTGATGGGGAAAGATCAGATCAGCCCCCCCACCGTGGATGTCGAATGTCTCACCGAGGTATTTCATCGACATGGCAGAGCACTCGATATGCCAGCCTGGCCTGCCTGGACCCCACGGGCTCTTCCAAGCAGGCTCTCCTGGCCTCGACGCCTTCCACAAGGCAAAATCTAGCGGATCGCGCTTTCGCGGATCCACCTCCACCCTTGCCCCTACTCGCAACTCGTCGAGGCCTCGATGGGAGAGCTTCCCATAGTCGGGCGCTCGCCTGACCTCGAAATAGACATCGCCTTCTACGGAATACGCGAATCCCTTCACCATCAAGGCCTGGATGATCTCGATCATCTCCAGGATATGCTGCGTGGCCCGAGGCTCCTCCGTCGGCGTCCTGAGGCCCAGAGCTCGCATATCCTGGCGATAGGCCTCGATCTGCTCCTCGGCCAGTAACTCATACGACTGCCCCCGCTCCGCGGCCCGTTGGATGATCTTATCGTCCACATCCGTATAATTACGCACGTAGAGGACCTTGTACCCTCGGAACTCCAAGTAGCGCCAGATCACGTCGAAGGTCAGAGCAGCGCGCGCGTGGCCGATGTGGGCATGATCGTACACGGTCGGTCCGCAGGCGTACATTCGGACCTCGCCGGGCACGAACGGTTCAAACACCTCTTTTTTCTGGCTCATGGTATTGTAGATGGCTAGCGCCATATGACTATCCCCGTCATGCTACGGCCGTATCTGATGGCGCTGGAGGGACGCAATGGCGAGACAGGCAATACCGTGCCCTGCCCCAAGCGCGCCTACTCGATTTGCCGTCGCCGCCTTGACGCTCACTCCCTCGACCGGGGTTCCGATGCTTTCTGCGAGGTTGGCCCGCATCTGCGCAATGTACGGCGCAAGCCTTGGGGCTTCTGCGATGATGGTCGCATCGATATTACTCACCGTATAGCCAAGGGCCTGCACTCGCTGGAAGGCCTCCCTGAGGAGTAGGAGGCTCGATACATCCTTATATTGAGGATCGTCCGTCCCAAAGCAGGATCCGATATCGCCGGCGCACGCCGCACCAAGTATGGCGTCGATCACCGCATGGGCCAGGGCATCCGCATCCGAGTGGCCCTCAAGGCCTTGATCGAATGGGATCTCCACCCCACCCAGGACAAGGCGCCGACCGGGCACTAATGGGTGCGTGTCGAACCCGATGCCAACTGTCATTGGACCATCCACCGCTTCAGGATCAGATCGGCGAGGGGTAAATCCTCTTCGCTCGTAATCTTGAGGTTCTCGTAACTTCCTCTCACAACCTTGACCATTCCCCCTATTCGCTCCACCAGCGCGGCATCATCGGTGGCAACAATCCCGCCTTCCCGGATCGCCCGGTGAGCCCGCATCAAGAGTGCGTAACGGAAGACCTGAGGAGTCTGGACCGCCCAGAGCTGCTCCCTCTGCAGCGTCTCTACCACGAAGCCGTCGGTGTCTACTCGCTTAATGGTATCAATAACGGGCACGGCCGCGATCGCCGCACCCCATTCTTTAGCAGCCTCTATGGTGGCCAGCACAACCTCACGCGAAACGAAAGGGCGAACGCCGTCGTGGATCAATACGAGATCCGTCTCCGCCTTCGCCCTCTGTAAACCGATGTAGACTGAATCCTGCCGTGCCTGTCCCCCTGGGACCACCTCCGTCTCTAGATCAATTCTAGCCAGCTCCAGCGCCTTTCGACCTCTTAACTCTTCCCCGGGAGGAACCACAACGATGATAGCCGAAAGCGCCTTGGATGCCGCAAGCGCTCGCAATGTGTGGCTGAGTATCGGAAGACCATCCAGCGCGATAAACTGTTTCTTGACCGCTCCCCCGAATCGGACCCCCGCTCCAGCCGCGGGAATAATTGCAGTCACATGCATAGGGTTTAGGGGTTAGGGTTTAGGGTTTAGGGGTTAGGGGTTTCCGAAGGTCCTTGCCTCTACCCTACACCCTATACCCTGCTCCTAAGCGGCTTCGGCCTCTTCCTTCAGGCGTGAGAAGATCATACGCCCCGCGGTCGTCGGAAGCACAGTGGTGACGCGTACATCGACAGTCTGGCCGATATATCGACGGCCGCTATCGACTACCACCATCGTCCCATCATCAAGGTAGGCAATGCCTTGGTTGTACTCCTTGCCTTCTTTAAGAACGTAGACCTGCATTTCCTCACCAGGAAGGACAACAGGTTTTAGCGCATTGGTCAACTCGTTGATGTTTAACACCCCGATACCGTGCAGCCCTGCCACCTTATTCAGATTGAAATCGTTTGTCACGATCTTGGCATTACAGGTCTTAGCTAGTGCGACCAATTTCGCGTCCACCTCACGAATCTCCGGGAAGTCCACATCGCTGATCTCGATATGCGCATCGACATGCTTCTGCATCTTTTGCAAAATATCCAGGCCACGACGGCCACGGTTTCGCTTCAGCGGATCCGATGAGTCGGCAACCTGCTGCAACTCCCGCAGGACAAACTGAGGGACGAGAAGCGTCCCATCAATAAATCCCGTCTCGCAGATGTCAGCAATGCGGCCATCAATAATCACCGAGGTATCAAGAATCTTATAGCTCTTACCTAGCGGCTTTTCCTTGAAAATCCGAACCAGACCCAACACGCTAAACCCTCGGCTCTTCTCGATCGCGATGGCAGCCCCCATGTACGCAGCCCCGAGAGTGACAATGATCCGCATGATCATAGCGGCGGGTGTAGGAAGAAAGTCCAGAAAGCTGGAGATAGCACTAAATAAGAATTCGGCCAAACCAAGACCCAAGGCAAACCCGATGATTCCACTGACGATGGCTTGCAAGGAAGCCTGATGAAACTTTCGCTGAAGGACCATCACAGCAAGGCCGCACGAGGCCCCTAGAATGAGGCCGGCCAGCCCACCGATCAACCCAAACAGCCAATGGTTGTAAGCTGTGGCGGCCTGGAAGGCTACAAAGAATCCGATGGCCGCCCCTCCAATACTGGCCGAGAGACCAACGCGAGGGGTGTTCAAGCCGATCGCCCCCTTTCATAAACTTCGATGGTCTTACGCATAGTCATCATCAGTGGTTACCCACCGCCTGCTCAACGAGCGCTCTTGCTCCCTCCTGATCAATCCCGGATGCGTGCGAAATCTCGTTGACCATTAACCTTCGGACATTTTCCAACATCGTTTTCTCGCCGAACGATAGGCTCCGTTCCTTCTGAAGCACAATCAACTTTCGCAGAACCAGAGCGACCTCAAAGAGCGATCCTGTCCTGATCCGCTCTAAGTTATCCTTAAACCGGCGGTTCCAATTCGAACTGATTTCCAGATTATTTTTCTTCAAAATGGCCAGAACCTTTGGGATCTCCGACGGTTCGATGACCTCTCGGAGGCCGACCCGTTCGGCGTTCTTGGTAGGAACCAGAATAGTCATTCCGTTCCCGATGATGCGAACTACGTAGAAAGACTGCAGCCCACCTGCAGCCTCTTTTTTTTCGATGGCTTCAATCAACCCAACTCCATGGGTGGGATAGACTACTTTTGTCCCGGTACTATACATCATCACGCGTAACTACTCAGGTGTTTAGGCTGAAGGCTGAAGGCTCTGAATTATCTCGCAAGGCACGAATCAAGCCATTCAAGACCTTCTCGGTTTCTATGACTTTTGGTTCAACCCGATAAACTAACATTGCTACTTCATCAGCCAACTCAAATGCCCGAAGTTTTGTGTGATCACACATGATTATCCCTAACAGCCTTCAGCCTTCAGTCTGTCTACCTGACTAGTTACCATTAATCGGCGATTATGACAGGGATTCTCTGGCTAGTCAAGATATTTTGCTGCCTGCTATGTCTCCAGCCTCTCCGTCAACTCCTCCAGGGTGCGTAGCCCACTAACCCGTAAAGAGGAAAAGTCAGACTGGATCCGATCGAGGTTGTGCCGGGGCATCAAACAATGGGACAACCCCAGGCGGGCGGCCTCCTCGAGCCGTTGCTCCGCCATCGGCACCGCCCGCACCTCACCTGCCAGACCGATCTCACCAAACACGCAGAGCCCAGGGTCGAGCAGAAGGTTCCTGGCGCTTGAGAGGATCGCCGCAGCCATGCCAAGGTCGGCGGCGGTCTCTCCTACTCTGACGCCCCCCACAACGTTTACATAGACATCGCACGCGCTGAGCGGCAGACCGAGCCGCTTTTCCAGTACAGCCAGCAGCAGGACGCCTCGGTTGCTGTCCACCCCATTGAACACCCGCCTGGGAATTGCAGTGCTTGGCGCCGCCACCAACGCCTGTAGCTCCACGAGAAGTGGCCGACTCCCCTCCAGAGTCGGAATGACAACTGAGCCCGACGCCCCCGATGGGCGCTGGGAGAGAAAGACCTCCGACGGGTTTGCGAGTTCTTGCAGTCCGGCCGCCGTCATCTCGAGTACACCGACCTCTGGAGTAGGGCCAAAACGATTCTTCACGGCTCGCAGCAGGCGATGGATCTGATGCCCCTCCCCCTCCATGAACACGACTGCGTCTACGAGGTGCTCCATCGTCTTCGGACCCGCGATGGCCCCTTCCTTCGTGATATGGCCGATGACAATGGTACTGATCCCCTTCTTCTTGGCCAGCGCCATCAGCCGAACCGCAGCTTCGCGAACCTGGCTGAAACTACCTGGGGGGGACTCCAGTTCTTCCGAGGCTATAGTCTGGATGGAATCGATCACCAGGATGGTTGGTCGAATTCGATCGGTCTGATCCAGAATGACCTGAAGGGAGGTCTCAGCGAGAAGTAGAAGACGATCGGAGAGGGGGCCCAGCCGGCTCGCCCTGGATCTGGTCTGCTGAAGCGATTCCTCGCCCGAGACATACAGGACTATCCCCTCCCCCTGCGCGATCTGCATTGATGCCTGAAGGAGCAGGGTTGACTTCCCTATCCCCGGATCACCGCTCAAGAGCACGAACGAGCCCGGAACGATCCCACCCCCCAGCACCCGATCCAACTCTGCCAGACCGGTGCTCACCCGGTGGAGTGTACTGATATCTACGGTAGTGATCGGTGTCGCAAGATGTAGAACCGAGGACACCCCGTCGCCACGGGCGCTACGCCGCTCGCTCGCAGCGCGCTCCTCCAACAGGCCTCCCCACTCTCCACAGTCGGGGCATCGACCCATCCAGCGAGCGGTCTGATAGCCGCAACTCTGACAGAGGTAATGACTCAGGCTTTTAGCCATCGTTCCTCTCTGCCCGAGGTAGGTACGCCGGACCGTTCAACGTCCAACGTTCAAAGTTCGACGTTGAATCGTAAACTTTGAACGTCGAACGTTGGACGTTGAACCACGGCTCATCATATTTCCTCTGCTTCATCCGGCCCTTGATGGACGAGGTCAAGAGCGCCGAACTTGACGTACTCCCTGAGGAAGGCCATCTCCACGGTCCCGGTAGGGCCGTTCCGTTGCTTGGCGATAATGACCTCGGTCTTGGTGTCCCGCTCCGGATCTGAGCCACCAGCCTTTCTAACCTGATAGTAGCCAGGCCGGTATAGGAAGATCACGACATCCGAGTCCTGCTCAATGGCCCCGGATTCCCGGAGGTCCGATAGCTGTGGGCGCTCCCGCTCCTCGGTTCTCCGCGCGAGCTGTGACAGCGCTACCACCGGGACCTTCAGCTCCTTGGCCATCGCCTTCAGGCTCCGACAGATCTCTGAGACCTCCTGCTGGCGATTCTCGGACCGGGAGCGACCTGAGATAAGCTGGAGATAGTCAATCACCACCATCCCGATGTTATGCTCGGCTTTCAGCCTCCGCGCCTTCGCCCGCAATTCGATGGCAGAGATGGTGGCTGAGTCATCAATAAAGATAGGCGCCTCTGAGAGATGGCCGGCCGCGTTGGTCAGCTTTGGCCAGTCGCTCTCACGCAACCACCCTGTCCTGATCCTGTTGGAGTCGACCTCGGCCTCGGAGGAGAGCAGTCGCTGAACCACCTGTTCCTTCGACATTTCCAGGCTGAAGATCCCGACAGGTATCCGTTCATCGATGGCGGCGTTTCTCGCGATATTGAGAGCAAAGGCCGTTTTGCCCATCCCGGGGCGGCCCGCGATGATGATGAGTTCTGACGGCTGAAAGCCGGCGGTTTTCATGTCGAGATCTGAAAATCCAGTGGGCACCCCGGTGACCTGCGTCTTCTTGTCAAATAACTTCTCTACCTGTTCAAAGGCATCCTTCAGAATCGACTTCAACGGGAGGAAGGATCGCCGTACCCGATCCTCCGCTAGCTCGAAAATCTGCTGCTCGGCTTGTTCAAGTACCTGGTCCGCCTCGTCCTGGCCGGCGAAGCCGAGCCCTACGATGTCGGTGGCTACATCGATCAACTGACGCAGAAGCGCCTTGTCCCGAATGATCCGCGCATGGTAGGTAACGTTCGCGGAGGTGGGGACGGCCTCCACCAGTGAGGCGAGGAAGGCCGCAGAGCCCACCTCATCAAGCTCGCCGCGGCGGCGAAGCTCATTGGTGATGGTGATGAGATCGACCGGCTCGCCCCCCCCAAATAGTGCGGAGGCTGCGGCGAAGATCTTACGATGAGCGTCCCGATAGAAGTGCTCGGGTCGCAGTATCTCAAGGCACTTCAGGAAGGCCTCGTTGCTCTGCAAGATCGCCCCGAGGACCGACATCTCGGCCTCCAGGTTCTGCGGCGGAACCCGCTCCCCGGCCCTCTCACGCCGATCGAGAGTCGACTCCCGCATGATTCGTTGCCCCATCGGCTTAGCTCTCCGTGTGCTCCACCGTGAGCCTGAGTTCGGCAACAACCTCGGGATGTAAGCGGATGGAGATGGTGTAACTGCCAAGAGCCTTGATCGGTTCCTGCAGTAGGATCTTTCGCCGATCTACCTCAAGTCCATGGGTAGCCAGGGCGGCGCAGATATCCTGGTTGGTGACAGAACCGAAGAGCCGATCCTGCTCGCCACCCCGGCGCTTAAGCACGCAGTGGAGCTCTGTGATCCGACCCGCCATCGTCTCCGCCGCATGACGAAGCCCCTCCTCGCGCCCCGTGTTCTGCCGCAGCAGGTGATCCAGCGACTTGATGTTCGCGGATGTCGCCGCCACCGCCTTGCGCTGCGGGATCAGGAAATTCCGTGCGAAGCCAGCCGCCACATCTACCTGGTCACCAGCAGATCCCACCTTTTCCACCCGTTCCAAGAGAATAAGCTTCATCGATGTGCTACCTCCTCCGGTACGATCTCACCTGTAGCGCTCTATGCGCCAGGGAGCCTCGGAAGCGAATGCCGACGAAAAACAACCCAGATATCGAATAGCCCAACCAATGTCAAAAGAAGCAACAGCAGGGGTTGAAGAAGCAACAGCACGACACCCAAAATCCCCACCAACGGCGAAAGCTGTAACCTCCTGACCCAGAAAGTGGCAATCGCCAGACCCTGCAGAAAATACAGCGTCATCATGACGAGTAGCCCGTTGAGACCGATCTCTTTCGCAATCGGCAGGCCACTCAGCAATAAGGCGGCAGATCCGATGAACACCCACACCAGCGAGTCCGGAACTCTCCAGACAAACCCCGGCTTCGAATCACCGGATGCAGCGGCATGAGCCGATCTTCTCCTTGCCAGGAAGAAGTTGGCTGAGGTGCTGAGTAGCGCCGCCGTCATGAAGAGGCCAGGTGAGGTCGTGAGCAGAAAGTGTCGCACCTCTTCGCCCGACCTGAACAGCGTCTCAACCTCTTCCGGAGAAACGCCCATCTTGCTGTACAGCGCCACCGCTTCTCGCACGGCGATGTCGAGTCGATGCCTCAGGAGATCCAGCAAAGAGCCGCCTGCACTCCAAGACAGGATTAAGAGGCCGCCCAGGCCGCCTACGAGGACGGTCAGACTCCCTGCGGCCACCGATATCTCCGGGGCCCACTGGCGGCGGATAGCCTCCGCCAGTACAATCGCAGGCAGGCCAAATTCAATGTAGAATATCCAGGCGTATCCTGAACCCAGAAGGCCGGCGAGGCAGAACCCCACGGTAAGCACTCCAAGCAGGGCGACGACTCGGCCTCGTTTCAAGGACAGGAGAATAAGCGGCAGTGGAGTCAGCAGGCCGAAAAAGATCCCGATAATCGGAATCGTCCCGCCAGCCAGTGCGAGCATGAGAGACGCGAGGCAGAGGGCCGCGCCCTGTCCTAACGTCTTGACCGACCCCTCCTTCATCGAGCGCGTTCCGTAAATCCCGCCCCAGCGATCTGTCAGGCCCTCTCGCTCAGGCCAGATCGGCGGCAAAGGGAAGCAATGCGATACTGCGAGCCCTCTTGATGGCTCCGCCCACCTGGCGCTGATGACTCGCGCAGCTACCGGAAATCCGGCGCGGAATGATCTTCCCTCGATCCGTAATAAAGTTTCTGAGTCTCTTGGCGTCCTTGAAATCGACCGCCTCGATCTTATCAACGCACCACTTGCAGACCTTTTGCCTCCGAAAGCTTCGCCTCTTTTTCAGCATCCGCCATCACCCCCCTGAGCGTCATCACGTTTCAAAATGGTACCTCCTCCTCGCCGGTCCGATCCCCGCTTAAAGCATGCGTGGACAGGGGCGGTTCCTCATCGGAGACCGCTGCGTCCTTTCGCCCACCGATAAATTGCACCCTCTCTGCAACCACCTCATATTTGCTCCGCTTCTGGCCATCTGGCGTATCCCATGACCGTTGCTGAAGCCGACCTTCGACCAGTGCCTGACGCCCCTTACTCAGAAACTCGACGCAGGACTGCGCCTGCTTATCCCATACCACTACTGTAATGAAACAGACCTCCTCTCGCCGCTCCCCACCTTTCGCTGTAAAAGAGCGATTAACCGCCAGATCAAAGTTACACACGGCCATGCCGGCCGGCGTATGTCGAAGTTCCGGGTCCCGTGTCAAGTTTCCCAGCAAAATCACTTTATTGAAGCTCACCATCGCCGACCTCCTGGGTAGTTATCACGGTACTACTACCGAGCGTGGCTTGCGACTTCGACTTGAAGCGCTTTCTCTTGGGCTCCTCAGCCCTGACGACCATCCCTTTCAAGATGGCCTCAGTGATCTGAAAATGCCGTTCGAGATCGGTCACGACTCCGCCCATGCCATCCACTTTCATCAGGACGTACTGGCCTTCCCGCCGCTTTTTCACCTCGTAGGCCAGTCGCTTTTTCCC
This genomic stretch from Candidatus Methylomirabilis limnetica harbors:
- the cysS gene encoding cysteine--tRNA ligase, which encodes MALAIYNTMSQKKEVFEPFVPGEVRMYACGPTVYDHAHIGHARAALTFDVIWRYLEFRGYKVLYVRNYTDVDDKIIQRAAERGQSYELLAEEQIEAYRQDMRALGLRTPTEEPRATQHILEMIEIIQALMVKGFAYSVEGDVYFEVRRAPDYGKLSHRGLDELRVGARVEVDPRKRDPLDFALWKASRPGEPAWKSPWGPGRPGWHIECSAMSMKYLGETFDIHGGGADLIFPHHENEIAQSEYATGKLFARYWVHNGFVNIRAEKMSKSLGNVLTVRELLGRMSPCALKLFLIGTHHRAPLDFSEDALISAMAAEDRFRNVLDEVQRFRDIPSPKADLSRMDPLPLLDQIREAENEFTDAMDDDFNTPRALAALFNLTRDMNIALRCADGPPEQSLVSALCLAGETLCGLGSVLGGLFEGAAGRGYSFIASRGLPPEWADGFPSVSQDEYRDARDVIESTAASGQPVPDDKIRIIVEYRAQCRGRKDWATADTIRTWLADRGVVVDDTGDGVRWHMKATYVKTQQP
- the ispF gene encoding 2-C-methyl-D-erythritol 2,4-cyclodiphosphate synthase, yielding MTVGIGFDTHPLVPGRRLVLGGVEIPFDQGLEGHSDADALAHAVIDAILGAACAGDIGSCFGTDDPQYKDVSSLLLLREAFQRVQALGYTVSNIDATIIAEAPRLAPYIAQMRANLAESIGTPVEGVSVKAATANRVGALGAGHGIACLAIASLQRHQIRP
- the ispD gene encoding 2-C-methyl-D-erythritol 4-phosphate cytidylyltransferase, translated to MHVTAIIPAAGAGVRFGGAVKKQFIALDGLPILSHTLRALAASKALSAIIVVVPPGEELRGRKALELARIDLETEVVPGGQARQDSVYIGLQRAKAETDLVLIHDGVRPFVSREVVLATIEAAKEWGAAIAAVPVIDTIKRVDTDGFVVETLQREQLWAVQTPQVFRYALLMRAHRAIREGGIVATDDAALVERIGGMVKVVRGSYENLKITSEEDLPLADLILKRWMVQ
- a CDS encoding PIN/TRAM domain-containing protein, coding for MNTPRVGLSASIGGAAIGFFVAFQAATAYNHWLFGLIGGLAGLILGASCGLAVMVLQRKFHQASLQAIVSGIIGFALGLGLAEFLFSAISSFLDFLPTPAAMIMRIIVTLGAAYMGAAIAIEKSRGFSVLGLVRIFKEKPLGKSYKILDTSVIIDGRIADICETGFIDGTLLVPQFVLRELQQVADSSDPLKRNRGRRGLDILQKMQKHVDAHIEISDVDFPEIREVDAKLVALAKTCNAKIVTNDFNLNKVAGLHGIGVLNINELTNALKPVVLPGEEMQVYVLKEGKEYNQGIAYLDDGTMVVVDSGRRYIGQTVDVRVTTVLPTTAGRMIFSRLKEEAEAA
- a CDS encoding CarD family transcriptional regulator — encoded protein: MMYSTGTKVVYPTHGVGLIEAIEKKEAAGGLQSFYVVRIIGNGMTILVPTKNAERVGLREVIEPSEIPKVLAILKKNNLEISSNWNRRFKDNLERIRTGSLFEVALVLRKLIVLQKERSLSFGEKTMLENVRRLMVNEISHASGIDQEGARALVEQAVGNH
- the radA gene encoding DNA repair protein RadA, which translates into the protein MAKSLSHYLCQSCGYQTARWMGRCPDCGEWGGLLEERAASERRSARGDGVSSVLHLATPITTVDISTLHRVSTGLAELDRVLGGGIVPGSFVLLSGDPGIGKSTLLLQASMQIAQGEGIVLYVSGEESLQQTRSRASRLGPLSDRLLLLAETSLQVILDQTDRIRPTILVIDSIQTIASEELESPPGSFSQVREAAVRLMALAKKKGISTIVIGHITKEGAIAGPKTMEHLVDAVVFMEGEGHQIHRLLRAVKNRFGPTPEVGVLEMTAAGLQELANPSEVFLSQRPSGASGSVVIPTLEGSRPLLVELQALVAAPSTAIPRRVFNGVDSNRGVLLLAVLEKRLGLPLSACDVYVNVVGGVRVGETAADLGMAAAILSSARNLLLDPGLCVFGEIGLAGEVRAVPMAEQRLEEAARLGLSHCLMPRHNLDRIQSDFSSLRVSGLRTLEELTERLET
- the dnaB gene encoding replicative DNA helicase, yielding MGQRIMRESTLDRRERAGERVPPQNLEAEMSVLGAILQSNEAFLKCLEILRPEHFYRDAHRKIFAAASALFGGGEPVDLITITNELRRRGELDEVGSAAFLASLVEAVPTSANVTYHARIIRDKALLRQLIDVATDIVGLGFAGQDEADQVLEQAEQQIFELAEDRVRRSFLPLKSILKDAFEQVEKLFDKKTQVTGVPTGFSDLDMKTAGFQPSELIIIAGRPGMGKTAFALNIARNAAIDERIPVGIFSLEMSKEQVVQRLLSSEAEVDSNRIRTGWLRESDWPKLTNAAGHLSEAPIFIDDSATISAIELRAKARRLKAEHNIGMVVIDYLQLISGRSRSENRQQEVSEICRSLKAMAKELKVPVVALSQLARRTEERERPQLSDLRESGAIEQDSDVVIFLYRPGYYQVRKAGGSDPERDTKTEVIIAKQRNGPTGTVEMAFLREYVKFGALDLVHQGPDEAEEI
- the rplI gene encoding 50S ribosomal protein L9; its protein translation is MKLILLERVEKVGSAGDQVDVAAGFARNFLIPQRKAVAATSANIKSLDHLLRQNTGREEGLRHAAETMAGRITELHCVLKRRGGEQDRLFGSVTNQDICAALATHGLEVDRRKILLQEPIKALGSYTISIRLHPEVVAELRLTVEHTES
- a CDS encoding DUF2232 domain-containing protein, which translates into the protein MKEGSVKTLGQGAALCLASLMLALAGGTIPIIGIFFGLLTPLPLILLSLKRGRVVALLGVLTVGFCLAGLLGSGYAWIFYIEFGLPAIVLAEAIRRQWAPEISVAAGSLTVLVGGLGGLLILSWSAGGSLLDLLRHRLDIAVREAVALYSKMGVSPEEVETLFRSGEEVRHFLLTTSPGLFMTAALLSTSANFFLARRRSAHAAASGDSKPGFVWRVPDSLVWVFIGSAALLLSGLPIAKEIGLNGLLVMMTLYFLQGLAIATFWVRRLQLSPLVGILGVVLLLLQPLLLLLLTLVGLFDIWVVFRRHSLPRLPGA
- the rpsR gene encoding 30S ribosomal protein S18, yielding MLKKRRSFRRQKVCKWCVDKIEAVDFKDAKRLRNFITDRGKIIPRRISGSCASHQRQVGGAIKRARSIALLPFAADLA
- a CDS encoding single-stranded DNA-binding protein produces the protein MVSFNKVILLGNLTRDPELRHTPAGMAVCNFDLAVNRSFTAKGGERREEVCFITVVVWDKQAQSCVEFLSKGRQALVEGRLQQRSWDTPDGQKRSKYEVVAERVQFIGGRKDAAVSDEEPPLSTHALSGDRTGEEEVPF
- the rpsF gene encoding 30S ribosomal protein S6 — translated: MNQHEVIVILDPALTEDGVETEISGLRTVAAKKGGEVLEVQKWGKKRLAYEVKKRREGQYVLMKVDGMGGVVTDLERHFQITEAILKGMVVRAEEPKRKRFKSKSQATLGSSTVITTQEVGDGELQ